ACGTCGGTCTTCGGATGCTGGCTGAGCACCATCTCGGGATCCTTCGTGAGCTGATGCATGTCCACGATGTGGGCGAGTGCGCGAAGCTCGTTGACCGCCGCCAGGGCGCGGTTGCGTTTGACGCGGGTCTCGAGGGTGACGAGAAACGCGATACCCGCGCCGAGAAAGACGATGTCGCCGAGGAGCGCGTCGGCTGCTTCTGCGAAAGTGGCCAGGTTCCAGAAATCGTCCGTCATCCGCACATTCGTCACCACCAGCCCGGCAATGCCGGAAAGACCGAACGCGAGCAGCAGCACGACGCTCACCCGAAGCGGGATATTGGGCTTTTTGATGCGCTCGCAGCGCTTCTGTGTCTCCCGAGCCACGTCGAGGAGCTCTTCCGAGACGCGCCTCAATCCGGACTCGGGGAACCGCGCCTGAATCCGGTTCCGGAGACTCTCGGCAGTCTTCAGGATTTCATCCGCGCGGATCGTGCGGTACATCTGGACTTTTCGGCCTGAGATTGGGTGCTGAATCTATTCTAACAGGCGGGGAGTCGACCTTGGGGCATTGTACCGAAGCTTTGGATCCGCCGCTGGTGGCGGCCATAGGATTCGGCCATGCCGAGCTCAAAGGTGAACATCGAAGAGAAACTCGCTTCCTTCGAGGACCAATGGGTCCCCAAGATCGTGGGCGAGTTGAATGGCCAATACGTCAAGCTGGTAAAGACCGCCGGAGAGTACGTCTGGCATCATCACCGCGACGAGGACGAGATGTTTCTCGTCGTCTCCGGTCGGTTGGAGATTCATTTGCGGGACGGGATCGTCGACCTCGCGCCGGGCGAGTTCTTCATCGTCCCCCGAGGCGTCGAGCACAAGCCCGTCGTTCCCGAGGGCGTTGCCAGCGTACTT
This region of Vicinamibacteria bacterium genomic DNA includes:
- a CDS encoding cupin domain-containing protein, with translation MPSSKVNIEEKLASFEDQWVPKIVGELNGQYVKLVKTAGEYVWHHHRDEDEMFLVVSGRLEIHLRDGIVDLAPGEFFIVPRGVEHKPVVPEGVASVLLFEPKTTRNTGNVDHEYTIEPERLQKL